The Pseudomonas protegens genome contains the following window.
GCCCTGCGCGGCGAGCTGTTCTCCCGTCGCTACGGTGACGCGGTGCGTCTGGAAGTGGCCGACACCTGCCCCAAACACCTGTCGGACTACCTGCTCAAGCAGTTCAACCTGCACGAGACCGAGCTGTATCAGGTCAATGGCCCGGTGAACCTGACGCGGCTGTTCAGCATCACCGGCCTGGACAGCCACCCGGAACTGCAATACACCCCGTTCACCCCGCAGATCCCCAAGCTGCTGCAGAACAGCGAGAACATCTTCAGCGTCATCAGCAAGCAGGACATCCTGCTGCTGCACCCGTTCGAATCCTTCACCCCGGTGGTCGACCTGCTGCGCCAGGCCGCCAAGGACCCGCACGTGCTGGCGGTACGCCAGACCCTGTACCGCAGTGGCGCCAACTCGGAGATCGTCGACGCCCTGGTGGATGCGGCGCGCAACGGCAAGGAAGTCACCGCGGTGATCGAACTGCGTGCGCGGTTTGACGAAGAGTCCAACCTGCAGATGGCCAGCCGCCTGCAAGCGGCCGGCGCGGTGGTGATCTACGGCGTGGTGGGCTTCAAGACCCACGCCAAGATGATGCTGATCCTGCGTCGCGAGGCCGGCGAGATCGTGCGTTATGCGCACCTGGGCACCGGCAACTACCACGCGGCCAACGCCCGTCTGTACACCGACTACAGCCTGCTGACCTCCGACGACGCCTTGTGCGAAGACGTCGGCAAGCTGTTCAGCCAGCTGATCGGCATGGGCAAGACCCTGCGCATGAAGAAGCTGCTGCACGCACCCTTCACCCTGAAGAAGGGCATGCTCGACATGATCGCCCGGGAGACTCAGTTCGCCCTGGACGGCAAGCCGGCGCACATCATTGCCAAGTTCAACTCGCTGACCGATCCGAAGATCATCCGCGCCTTGTACAAGGCCAGCCAGTCCGGCGTGCGCATCGATCTGGTGGTGCGTGGCATGTGCTGCCTGCGTCCGGGGATTGCCGGGGTCTCGCACAACATCCATGTGCGTTCGATCATCGGCCGCTTCCTGGAGCACACCCGGGTGTTCTACTTCCTCAACGGCGGCGAGGAGCAGATGTTCCTTTCCAGCGCCGACTGGATGGAGCGCAACCTCGACAAGCGGGTCGAGACCTGCTTCCCGGTGGAAGGCAAGAAGCTGATCCTGCGGGTCAAGAAAGAGCTGGAAAGCTATCTCACCGATAACACCCACAGCTGGAGCCTGCAGTCCGACGGCCGTTACATCCGCAACACGCCGACCGGCAACCAGAACCCGCGCAGCGCCCAGGCGACCTTGCTGGAGCGTCTTGGCAGCCCGGTGTTGCCGGTGCGCTAAGCGCCTCAAGCGTCGTAGCTAATAAAAAGGCCAGCCCGATCATCGGGCTGGCCTTTTTATTGTGGCTTGCAAGAGGCTGTAGGAGCTGGCTTGCCAGCGAAGACGTCCCTGCGAGTGATGCAAGGTTTCGCGGCCTGTTCGCCGGCAAGCCGGCTCCTACAGGTCCGTGGCAGGGTCAGCGGACGTTGAGCACGATGCCGACCCGGGTCAGCCATTCGGCTTCCAGGGCGAAATCGGCCTGGGTCAGCTGGTTTTCATCCAGCCAGTGTTCCGGGAACTCCACGTCCAACTGATCGCCGCTGGCGCGCAGGCTCACCTGGGGCATCTGCTGGGTGCCGCGGATGTGGTGGAACAGGATGGCAAAGCGCAGCAGCACGCACAGACGGATCAGCTTGATGCCGTCGTCGCCGAACTCGGCGAATTTTTCCTTGGGAATGTTGCGGCGGTGGCCACGCACCAGCAGCGCCAGCATCTGCTGGTCTTCCCGGGAGAAGCCG
Protein-coding sequences here:
- the ppk1 gene encoding polyphosphate kinase 1, with protein sequence MNTEGLSEVAVKDAQPVVEPVVETPPELEPAPAVAEAPPAPAIVIPNLDDSSLYIHRELSQLQFNIRVLEQALDESYPLLERLKFLLIFSSNLDEFFEIRVAGLKKQITFAREQAGADGLQPHQALARISELVHGHVDRQYAILNDILLPELEKHQIRFIRRRYWTTKLKTWVRRYFRDEIAPIITPIGLDPTHPFPLLVNKSLNFIVELEGIDAFGRDSGLAIIPAPRLLPRIIKVPEEVGGPGDNYVFLSSMIHAHADDLFQGMKVKGCYQFRLTRNADLAVDTEDVEDLARALRGELFSRRYGDAVRLEVADTCPKHLSDYLLKQFNLHETELYQVNGPVNLTRLFSITGLDSHPELQYTPFTPQIPKLLQNSENIFSVISKQDILLLHPFESFTPVVDLLRQAAKDPHVLAVRQTLYRSGANSEIVDALVDAARNGKEVTAVIELRARFDEESNLQMASRLQAAGAVVIYGVVGFKTHAKMMLILRREAGEIVRYAHLGTGNYHAANARLYTDYSLLTSDDALCEDVGKLFSQLIGMGKTLRMKKLLHAPFTLKKGMLDMIARETQFALDGKPAHIIAKFNSLTDPKIIRALYKASQSGVRIDLVVRGMCCLRPGIAGVSHNIHVRSIIGRFLEHTRVFYFLNGGEEQMFLSSADWMERNLDKRVETCFPVEGKKLILRVKKELESYLTDNTHSWSLQSDGRYIRNTPTGNQNPRSAQATLLERLGSPVLPVR